A genomic region of Micromonospora sp. NBRC 110009 contains the following coding sequences:
- a CDS encoding cell division protein CrgA: protein MPKSQVRKKKVYTPPTDVRPTATAATRKPSPVWLPITAVALIVVGIGWLVVYYLSEQAYPVATWGYWNLAVGFGAMVSSLILLSRWR from the coding sequence GTGCCCAAGTCTCAGGTCCGCAAGAAGAAGGTGTACACCCCGCCGACGGACGTGCGTCCGACGGCGACGGCGGCGACGCGCAAGCCTAGCCCGGTCTGGCTGCCGATCACCGCCGTCGCGCTGATCGTCGTCGGCATCGGCTGGCTGGTCGTGTACTACCTCTCCGAGCAGGCGTATCCGGTGGCGACCTGGGGCTACTGGAACCTCGCAGTCGGCTTCGGCGCGATGGTCTCCTCGCTGATCCTGCTCTCCCGCTGGCGCTGA
- a CDS encoding DUF881 domain-containing protein, whose translation MEYTSGAASWQKVLRRAVAGLLPRRPRQRRPGWSIGVPLIAAAAGLLFTTTATTAGGTSLREDRRPQLTQLIEDRREQVAASEEQAARLRAEVEEQTAALADTDGPIKDQRDRAAASLQVAGFTALTGPGVTIELNDAPRRADQTLPKGASNDDLVVHQGDVQAVVNALWAGGAEAMSIMNVRVLSTSAVRCVGNTLLLHGRVYSPPFKIVAIGDPASLQQALAASEGVRLFREAVDHYQLGYSESVSTVSVPAFEDSTALRSAKVPR comes from the coding sequence GTGGAGTACACGTCCGGCGCCGCCTCCTGGCAGAAGGTCCTCCGGCGGGCGGTCGCCGGCCTGCTGCCCAGGCGGCCACGGCAGCGCCGCCCGGGCTGGTCGATCGGCGTACCCCTGATCGCCGCCGCGGCGGGCCTGCTCTTCACCACCACCGCGACCACCGCGGGCGGCACATCCCTGCGGGAGGACCGCCGACCCCAGCTCACCCAGCTCATCGAGGACCGGCGCGAACAGGTCGCGGCGAGCGAGGAGCAGGCCGCCCGGCTGCGTGCCGAGGTCGAGGAGCAGACCGCCGCGCTCGCCGACACCGACGGCCCGATCAAGGACCAGCGCGATCGCGCCGCCGCCAGCCTGCAGGTCGCCGGATTCACCGCCCTGACCGGCCCCGGGGTCACCATCGAGCTGAACGACGCTCCCCGGCGGGCCGACCAGACCCTGCCCAAAGGTGCCAGCAACGACGACCTGGTGGTCCATCAGGGCGACGTCCAGGCGGTGGTGAACGCGCTCTGGGCGGGTGGGGCCGAGGCCATGTCAATCATGAATGTCCGCGTGCTCAGCACCAGCGCGGTACGCTGCGTCGGAAACACCCTGCTGCTGCACGGCCGGGTGTACTCCCCTCCTTTCAAGATCGTGGCAATCGGCGACCCCGCCTCGCTCCAGCAGGCCCTCGCCGCGTCCGAGGGAGTCCGGTTGTTCAGGGAAGCGGTCGACCACTACCAGCTCGGCTACTCCGAGTCCGTCTCCACGGTCAGCGTCCCGGCGTTCGAGGACTCGACCGCGCTCCGCTCCGCGAAGGTTCCCCGGTGA
- a CDS encoding class E sortase, whose product MPRRLPTEPPRRLQAEPPPPWPGAAAAATLSPTAPAKPSPAAPGDRADRGPGTVPDASPGPLIPEAAWTAGAGAAGPGSAGPVADGSDTAAGGRTAPAASGTEQPGRRIAGQPGPATPPPAIRPAAPGDAPTAILPRVTGRSADPVASNEGTPGRAGEAAPVAGAPAGGPQAGGPARPQATHSARPGTGGPGRPEAGGPGADPAATAIIPAVTGRPPTAPALDSTALMGAVPPLPEKTGDDPAAAPAEPPRPRRGERVVRLRPEQTGEGYKSVYSELTRPTIGSRLRTGVRLTGEVLITFGLVVLLFAGYEIWGKSVIVDAHQNDLSSQLAQEWGGNTDPTVGPTGPTPKATAPAEGKPVAGLYIPKLDKHWVVVEGVTPDDIRYAPGHYPKSALPGEVGNFAVAGHRIRATFWRLDELDPGDDIVVESQSQWFVYKVYQQRVVRPDQVEVVAPVPGEPGAKPTEKLLTLTTCNPKFDNYQRLIIHARLDHVVAKSVGRPPELEG is encoded by the coding sequence ATGCCGCGCCGCCTGCCCACGGAGCCACCACGGCGCCTGCAGGCCGAGCCGCCCCCGCCCTGGCCCGGCGCGGCCGCTGCCGCCACCCTGAGCCCGACCGCGCCCGCCAAGCCGAGCCCCGCCGCGCCCGGCGACCGCGCCGACCGCGGGCCCGGAACGGTCCCGGACGCCAGCCCTGGCCCGTTGATTCCCGAGGCAGCGTGGACCGCTGGCGCGGGTGCCGCCGGACCCGGGAGTGCCGGCCCGGTCGCCGACGGGTCGGATACCGCTGCGGGCGGCCGGACCGCGCCGGCCGCGAGCGGCACCGAGCAGCCGGGCCGCCGGATCGCCGGACAGCCCGGTCCCGCCACCCCGCCACCGGCGATACGGCCCGCCGCGCCCGGTGACGCGCCCACCGCGATCCTCCCCCGGGTGACCGGCCGGTCGGCGGACCCCGTCGCGTCGAACGAGGGCACGCCGGGCCGCGCCGGCGAGGCGGCGCCGGTTGCCGGCGCGCCGGCCGGCGGACCGCAGGCGGGTGGCCCGGCACGACCGCAGGCGACCCACTCGGCGCGGCCGGGCACCGGCGGCCCCGGACGGCCGGAAGCGGGCGGCCCGGGCGCGGACCCGGCGGCGACCGCGATCATCCCGGCGGTCACCGGCCGCCCCCCGACGGCCCCCGCCCTGGACTCGACCGCGCTGATGGGTGCCGTCCCGCCGCTGCCCGAGAAGACCGGTGACGACCCCGCCGCCGCCCCGGCCGAGCCGCCCCGCCCGCGGCGGGGCGAGCGGGTGGTGCGGCTGCGCCCCGAGCAGACCGGCGAGGGCTACAAGAGCGTCTACTCCGAGCTCACCCGGCCCACCATCGGTTCGCGGCTGCGCACCGGGGTCCGGCTCACCGGCGAGGTGCTGATCACCTTCGGCCTGGTGGTGCTGCTCTTCGCCGGGTACGAGATCTGGGGCAAGTCGGTGATCGTCGACGCCCACCAGAACGACCTGAGCAGCCAGCTCGCCCAGGAGTGGGGCGGCAACACCGACCCGACGGTCGGGCCGACCGGCCCCACCCCGAAGGCCACGGCCCCGGCCGAGGGCAAGCCGGTCGCCGGGCTCTACATCCCCAAGCTCGACAAGCACTGGGTCGTGGTCGAGGGGGTCACCCCGGACGACATCCGGTACGCCCCGGGCCACTACCCGAAGAGCGCCCTGCCGGGCGAGGTGGGCAACTTCGCCGTCGCGGGGCACCGCATCCGGGCCACCTTCTGGCGGCTGGACGAGCTCGACCCGGGCGACGACATCGTGGTCGAGAGCCAGAGCCAGTGGTTCGTCTACAAGGTCTACCAGCAGCGGGTCGTCCGGCCGGACCAGGTCGAGGTGGTCGCACCGGTGCCGGGCGAGCCGGGCGCGAAGCCGACCGAGAAGCTGCTCACCCTGACCACCTGCAACCCCAAGTTCGACAACTACCAGCGACTGATCATCCACGCCCGGCTGGACCACGTGGTGGCCAAGTCGGTGGGCCGGCCGCCGGAGCTGGAAGGCTGA
- a CDS encoding aminodeoxychorismate/anthranilate synthase component II has protein sequence MRVLVIDNYDSFVFNLVQYLGQLGVDCEVRRNDEIDVAEVGRVGAAGVLLSPGPGSPDRAGICLDVIREYAGKLPLFGVCLGHQAIGEAFGATVTRAPELLHGKTSAVTHHGVGVLAGLPDPFTATRYHSLAVLPETLPDELEVTGWTGSGVVMAMRHRTLPIEGVQFHPESVLTEGGHLMLANWLAVCGYPAALERAPELAAEVDARRRAAFATA, from the coding sequence ATGCGCGTCCTGGTGATCGACAACTACGACTCGTTCGTCTTCAACCTGGTGCAGTACCTGGGCCAGCTCGGGGTGGACTGCGAGGTCCGGCGCAACGACGAGATCGACGTCGCCGAGGTGGGCCGGGTCGGGGCCGCGGGCGTGCTGCTGTCGCCCGGCCCGGGCAGCCCGGACCGCGCCGGCATCTGCCTGGACGTCATCCGGGAGTACGCCGGCAAGCTGCCGCTCTTCGGCGTCTGCCTCGGCCACCAGGCCATCGGCGAGGCGTTCGGCGCCACGGTCACCCGGGCCCCGGAGCTGCTGCACGGCAAGACCTCCGCGGTCACCCACCACGGCGTCGGCGTGCTGGCCGGCCTGCCCGACCCGTTCACCGCCACCCGGTACCACTCGCTGGCCGTGCTGCCGGAGACGCTCCCCGACGAGCTGGAGGTGACCGGCTGGACCGGGTCCGGCGTGGTCATGGCGATGCGGCACCGCACCCTGCCGATCGAGGGCGTCCAGTTCCACCCCGAGTCGGTGCTGACCGAGGGCGGTCACCTCATGCTGGCGAACTGGCTGGCCGTCTGCGGCTACCCGGCGGCGCTGGAGCGGGCGCCGGAACTGGCCGCCGAGGTGGACGCCCGCCGGCGGGCCGCCTTCGCCACCGCCTGA
- the pknB gene encoding Stk1 family PASTA domain-containing Ser/Thr kinase yields the protein MTAQARLLGGRYQVGELLGYGGMAEVHRGRDLRLGRDVAIKMLRTDLARDATFQMRFRREAQNAASLNHPAIVAVYDTGEETAPTGETLPFIVMEFVNGRTLKEVLGAEGRLQPRRALEICADMCAALEFSHRHGIIHRDIKPGNVMLTQTGQVKVMDFGIARALASGATTMTQTSAVIGTAQYLSPEQARGEAVDARSDVYAAGCVLFELLCGHPPFVGDSPVSVAYQHVREAPPTPSTINPDVNPAVDAIVLKALSKNPLNRYQSAGEMRADLLRAAAGRPVMATPVMPAEETAPMAPAAAAGYQTQVMGPQTRQQLPARVGDPRKRKSSSWVIATFAALGVLAVIALAAALWLNQKGANEVRVPTLEGKSQAVAEQEVRAAGLTPMLGDPVQNNTCEKGSVAGQAPPANTTLEKGRSVTLNICGGPKTITIPNIVGNRYDNVKDQLEGLGLRVERDPIDSGEPKDSVVDSDPKQGSPVAVGTVVTLKVSRGNLSEVPSVVGFPKDQAKQVLEAAGYRVKIRDGDEVTTPDQVGKVSSQDPKAKTQLAKGKTVTIYVDFAPPEPTDSATPPSPSGSPSTPGTGGGFPFPTPPAGYSEQ from the coding sequence ATGACAGCGCAGGCCCGCCTGCTCGGTGGCAGGTACCAGGTCGGCGAGCTGCTCGGCTACGGCGGAATGGCGGAGGTGCACCGCGGTCGCGATCTCCGGCTCGGGCGGGACGTCGCGATCAAGATGCTTCGGACGGATCTGGCCAGGGATGCGACATTCCAGATGCGGTTCCGCCGGGAGGCGCAGAACGCCGCCTCGCTGAACCACCCCGCCATCGTCGCCGTGTACGACACCGGCGAGGAGACCGCGCCGACCGGCGAGACACTGCCGTTCATCGTGATGGAGTTCGTCAACGGACGGACCCTCAAGGAGGTGCTGGGCGCCGAGGGGCGGCTCCAGCCGCGCCGGGCGCTGGAGATCTGCGCCGACATGTGCGCGGCGCTGGAGTTCAGCCACCGGCACGGCATCATCCACCGGGACATCAAGCCCGGCAACGTGATGCTCACCCAGACCGGCCAGGTCAAGGTGATGGACTTCGGCATCGCCCGGGCCCTGGCCAGCGGCGCCACCACGATGACCCAGACCAGCGCCGTCATCGGCACCGCGCAGTACCTCTCCCCGGAGCAGGCGCGCGGCGAGGCGGTCGACGCCCGCTCCGACGTGTACGCGGCCGGCTGCGTGCTCTTCGAGCTGCTCTGCGGGCACCCGCCGTTCGTCGGGGACAGCCCGGTCAGCGTCGCGTACCAGCACGTGCGGGAGGCCCCGCCGACGCCGAGCACCATCAACCCGGACGTCAACCCGGCGGTCGACGCCATCGTCCTCAAGGCGCTGTCCAAGAACCCGCTGAACCGCTACCAGAGCGCCGGCGAGATGCGGGCGGACCTGCTCCGCGCCGCGGCCGGCCGGCCGGTGATGGCCACCCCGGTCATGCCGGCCGAGGAGACCGCGCCGATGGCGCCCGCCGCTGCCGCCGGCTACCAGACCCAGGTGATGGGCCCGCAGACCCGCCAGCAGCTGCCGGCCCGGGTGGGCGACCCGCGCAAGCGGAAGAGTTCGTCGTGGGTGATCGCCACCTTCGCCGCGCTCGGTGTGCTGGCGGTGATCGCCCTTGCCGCCGCGCTCTGGCTCAACCAGAAGGGCGCGAACGAGGTCCGGGTGCCGACGCTGGAGGGCAAGAGCCAGGCTGTCGCCGAGCAGGAGGTACGCGCCGCCGGGCTTACCCCAATGCTCGGCGATCCGGTGCAGAACAACACCTGCGAGAAGGGCAGCGTGGCGGGTCAGGCTCCGCCGGCCAACACCACCCTGGAGAAGGGCCGCAGCGTCACGCTCAACATCTGCGGCGGCCCGAAGACGATCACCATCCCGAACATCGTCGGTAACCGGTACGACAACGTGAAGGATCAGCTGGAAGGCTTGGGTCTGCGGGTCGAGCGAGACCCGATCGACAGCGGCGAGCCCAAGGACTCGGTGGTCGACAGCGATCCCAAGCAGGGCAGCCCGGTCGCGGTCGGCACCGTCGTCACGCTCAAGGTCTCCAGGGGCAACCTCAGCGAGGTCCCGAGCGTCGTCGGATTCCCCAAGGACCAGGCCAAGCAGGTGCTGGAGGCCGCCGGTTACCGGGTAAAGATCCGGGACGGTGACGAGGTCACGACGCCGGACCAGGTCGGCAAGGTGAGTTCTCAGGATCCCAAGGCGAAGACCCAGCTCGCCAAGGGCAAGACGGTCACCATCTACGTCGACTTCGCGCCGCCCGAGCCGACCGACTCGGCGACGCCGCCGAGCCCCAGCGGCTCGCCCAGCACTCCGGGCACCGGTGGCGGGTTCCCCTTCCCGACCCCGCCGGCCGGATACTCGGAGCAGTGA
- a CDS encoding serine/threonine protein kinase, with translation MLSPGVQLGNRYRLDERIASGGMGDVWRGTDQVLGRTVAVKSLLPALLDEPGFAERFRGEARTMATINHPGVVDVYDFGSDQQVAFLVMEYVEGDALASTLSRVGRLTPARTMALLAQAADALHAAHQKGIVHRDVKPGNLLVRPNGTLVLTDFGIARSDLVGQLTAAGSVLGTASYISPEQATGAVATPASDVYALGVVAYQCLAGRRPFEGDNPLEIAMKHVREAPRPLPADIPPQVKAIVERAMAKDPAARWPSAAALSSVARQAKLALSQQARGGGRPISGVPASPAARAQVPAAPRPQPRPPTAPAHPPVAPRPTVVAPAPQPRPPVAPRGAATVPPPRQHNPLGYAPPPPAPRRSRAGRWVTAIVVAVLVVLCSGVVSYYIRKNAAAGDPGARNPVSVTSGALRAHGGDDLVRTSYRREVRLQPAGGETTTSEGRETR, from the coding sequence ATGCTCAGCCCGGGAGTGCAGCTCGGCAACCGCTACCGCCTCGACGAGCGGATCGCCAGCGGCGGCATGGGCGACGTCTGGCGCGGCACCGACCAGGTGCTGGGCCGTACGGTCGCGGTGAAGAGCCTGCTTCCCGCCCTGCTGGACGAGCCGGGCTTCGCCGAGCGGTTCCGCGGCGAGGCCCGCACGATGGCCACCATCAACCACCCCGGTGTGGTCGACGTCTACGACTTCGGCAGCGACCAGCAGGTCGCCTTCCTCGTCATGGAATACGTCGAGGGTGACGCGCTCGCCTCGACGCTGAGCCGGGTCGGGCGGCTCACCCCGGCCCGCACGATGGCCCTGCTGGCGCAGGCCGCCGACGCGCTGCACGCCGCCCACCAGAAGGGAATCGTGCACCGCGACGTGAAGCCGGGCAACCTGCTGGTCCGGCCGAACGGCACGCTGGTGCTCACCGACTTCGGCATCGCCCGCTCCGACCTCGTCGGCCAGCTCACCGCGGCCGGCTCGGTGCTCGGCACCGCCTCGTACATCTCGCCCGAGCAGGCCACCGGCGCGGTCGCCACGCCCGCCTCCGACGTCTACGCGCTCGGCGTGGTCGCCTACCAGTGCCTCGCCGGCCGGCGACCCTTCGAGGGTGACAATCCGCTCGAAATCGCCATGAAGCACGTACGCGAAGCCCCCCGGCCGCTGCCCGCCGACATCCCGCCCCAGGTCAAGGCGATCGTCGAGCGGGCCATGGCGAAGGACCCGGCGGCCCGGTGGCCGAGTGCCGCCGCCCTGTCCAGCGTCGCCCGGCAGGCCAAGCTCGCCCTGTCGCAGCAGGCGCGGGGCGGGGGGCGGCCGATCTCCGGCGTACCCGCCTCGCCGGCCGCCCGGGCGCAGGTCCCGGCCGCGCCGCGACCGCAGCCGCGCCCGCCCACGGCTCCCGCCCATCCGCCGGTCGCGCCGCGGCCGACCGTGGTGGCGCCCGCCCCGCAGCCCCGCCCGCCGGTGGCCCCGCGCGGCGCGGCGACGGTCCCGCCGCCCCGGCAGCACAACCCCCTGGGGTACGCGCCCCCGCCACCGGCCCCGCGCCGGTCCCGTGCCGGCCGGTGGGTGACCGCCATCGTGGTGGCGGTACTGGTCGTCCTCTGCTCCGGCGTGGTTTCCTACTACATCCGGAAGAACGCGGCCGCCGGTGACCCCGGCGCGCGGAATCCGGTGAGCGTGACCTCCGGCGCGCTGCGGGCCCACGGAGGCGACGATCTGGTCCGGACGTCGTACCGTCGGGAGGTACGGCTCCAGCCGGCTGGCGGCGAGACGACGACGAGCGAAGGACGAGAGACGCGATGA
- a CDS encoding peptidoglycan D,D-transpeptidase FtsI family protein, translated as MNAPLRRVGVVVMILFGLLFANLNWIQAYKADEYRNSDYNGRVQVAEYDRKRGNIEVGGTAYAISKDTGGKLRFLRTYPGGEEYAHVLGYQPVTGSSTGIERTENQFLAGTSDQLIANRVKDMFTGEQSGGGNVLLSLSKRAQDTAFKQLQDNRVGATRGAAIAIDPRTGAVQALVSMPSFDPNPLVSHDTGAASKAFNQLEQDKDRPLANRALSETLPPGSTFKVIMSAAALQNGYTKQTKIPAGQSWTPPTSGQPIRNAADSICPQDEVTLIQALTESCNTGFAQLGVKLGADKVKDTARQFGFEQDDLTVGQLNEGGLPVAASRTGEMTAPGGATDPAALAQSSIGQRDVRMTPLQGALIAASVANGGSQMRPYLVKQLLAPDRTTSYYTAKPRELRQPVSGQVAGDLRDMMVSVVENGTGKSAAIDGYTVGGKTGTAQSGPGTPDHGWFIGFALDKNGTPISAVCVELEQAGSGGSHEAARIAGRIMAAAIADSGGR; from the coding sequence GTGAACGCACCGCTGCGCCGCGTCGGAGTGGTCGTGATGATCCTGTTCGGGCTGCTCTTCGCGAACCTGAACTGGATCCAGGCCTACAAGGCGGACGAATACCGCAACAGCGACTACAACGGCCGCGTCCAGGTCGCCGAGTACGACCGCAAGCGCGGCAACATCGAGGTTGGCGGCACCGCGTACGCGATCAGCAAGGACACCGGCGGCAAGCTGCGCTTCCTGCGTACCTATCCCGGCGGCGAGGAGTACGCGCACGTGCTCGGCTACCAGCCGGTCACCGGGAGCTCGACCGGCATCGAGCGGACCGAGAACCAGTTCCTCGCCGGCACCAGCGATCAGCTCATCGCCAACCGGGTGAAGGACATGTTCACCGGCGAGCAGTCCGGCGGCGGCAATGTGCTGCTCAGCCTCTCCAAGCGGGCCCAGGACACGGCGTTCAAGCAGCTCCAGGACAACCGGGTCGGCGCGACCAGGGGCGCGGCGATCGCGATCGACCCGCGCACCGGCGCGGTGCAGGCGCTGGTCTCCATGCCGAGCTTCGACCCGAACCCGCTGGTCAGCCACGACACCGGCGCGGCGTCGAAGGCGTTCAACCAGCTCGAGCAGGACAAGGACCGCCCGCTGGCCAACCGGGCGCTCTCGGAGACGCTGCCGCCCGGCTCCACCTTCAAGGTCATCATGTCCGCGGCGGCGCTGCAGAACGGCTACACCAAGCAGACCAAGATCCCGGCCGGGCAGAGCTGGACCCCGCCGACGTCCGGTCAGCCGATCCGGAACGCGGCGGACTCGATCTGCCCGCAGGACGAGGTGACCCTGATCCAGGCGCTCACCGAGTCCTGCAACACCGGCTTTGCTCAGCTCGGCGTGAAACTCGGCGCGGACAAGGTCAAGGACACGGCCCGCCAGTTCGGCTTCGAGCAGGACGACCTCACCGTCGGGCAGCTCAACGAGGGCGGCCTGCCGGTGGCGGCCAGCCGGACCGGGGAGATGACCGCCCCGGGCGGCGCCACCGACCCGGCGGCGCTGGCCCAGTCCTCGATCGGTCAACGCGACGTCCGGATGACCCCGTTGCAGGGTGCGCTGATCGCCGCCTCCGTCGCCAACGGCGGCAGCCAGATGCGGCCGTACCTGGTCAAGCAGCTGCTCGCACCGGACCGCACCACCAGCTACTACACCGCCAAGCCGCGCGAGCTGCGCCAGCCGGTGAGCGGCCAGGTCGCCGGTGACCTGCGGGACATGATGGTCAGCGTGGTGGAGAACGGCACCGGCAAGTCGGCCGCCATCGACGGCTACACCGTCGGGGGCAAGACCGGTACCGCCCAGTCCGGCCCGGGCACCCCCGACCACGGCTGGTTCATCGGCTTCGCCCTGGACAAGAACGGCACCCCCATCTCCGCCGTCTGCGTGGAGCTGGAGCAGGCCGGCTCCGGCGGCAGCCACGAGGCGGCCCGGATCGCCGGCCGGATCATGGCGGCGGCCATCGCCGACTCCGGGGGCCGCTGA
- a CDS encoding FtsW/RodA/SpoVE family cell cycle protein, translating into MTAAAVPAASPASTGEQPGVRLARSRRNAELSLLLLAMVLVAAYAATVQANVLDTVTSDFWIPAAALGLVFLGLHLVIRWLAPFADPALLPAVALLNGIGVGFLRRYDLAQAAPEEREHLAIFAGTGGRQLAWTLAGVVLAAGLLAIMRDHRSLSRYAYTLGLAGIVLVMIPAVLPARFSEVNGAKLWIRAGGFQIQPGEFAKLALLTFFAYYLVRKREVLSLASRRLLGIDFPRGRDLGPVLVVWMISILVLVFEKDLGTSLLYFGMFVVTLYIATERVSWLLIGLVLFFGGAYLAYLLGSTVGGPFANFYLRAEIWLDPFGDPYNKGYQLVQGLLTLGSGGLFGAGPGGGQPTLLPEVQTDFIFAGIGEEIGLFGLSALLVVYLLIVERGLRAALAVRDSFGKLLAGGLAFTLGLQVFVIVGGISKLIPLTGQTTPFLSAGGSSLMANWLLIAVLLRVSDGARRPVTGGGPAARPSGGPPEQLHGAPTEVIRP; encoded by the coding sequence GTGACCGCAGCCGCCGTACCGGCAGCCTCGCCCGCCTCGACGGGCGAGCAGCCTGGCGTACGCCTGGCCCGGTCCCGGCGTAACGCGGAGCTGTCGCTGCTGCTGCTCGCCATGGTGCTGGTGGCGGCGTACGCGGCGACCGTCCAGGCGAACGTGCTGGACACGGTCACCTCGGACTTCTGGATCCCGGCCGCCGCGCTGGGTCTGGTCTTCCTCGGCCTGCACCTGGTGATCCGCTGGCTGGCCCCCTTCGCCGACCCGGCGCTGCTGCCGGCGGTCGCCCTGCTCAACGGCATCGGCGTGGGCTTCCTGCGCCGCTACGACCTGGCGCAGGCGGCCCCCGAGGAGCGCGAGCACCTCGCCATCTTCGCCGGCACCGGGGGGCGGCAGCTCGCCTGGACGCTTGCCGGGGTGGTGCTCGCCGCGGGGCTGCTGGCGATCATGCGGGACCACCGGTCGCTCTCCCGGTACGCGTACACCCTGGGGCTGGCCGGCATCGTGCTGGTGATGATCCCGGCGGTGCTGCCGGCCCGGTTCTCCGAGGTCAACGGTGCCAAGCTATGGATTCGGGCAGGCGGGTTCCAGATCCAGCCGGGCGAGTTCGCGAAGCTGGCCCTGCTCACGTTCTTCGCCTACTACCTCGTCCGCAAGCGGGAGGTGCTGTCGCTGGCCAGCCGCCGGCTGCTCGGCATCGACTTCCCGCGCGGGCGGGACCTCGGCCCGGTGCTGGTGGTCTGGATGATCAGCATCCTGGTCCTGGTCTTCGAGAAAGACCTGGGCACCTCGCTGCTCTACTTCGGCATGTTCGTGGTGACGCTCTACATCGCCACCGAACGGGTCAGCTGGCTCCTGATCGGTCTGGTCCTCTTCTTCGGCGGCGCCTACCTGGCCTACCTGCTGGGCAGCACCGTCGGCGGGCCGTTCGCGAACTTCTACCTGCGCGCGGAGATCTGGCTGGACCCGTTCGGTGACCCGTACAACAAGGGCTACCAGCTCGTCCAGGGCCTGCTCACGCTCGGCAGCGGCGGCCTCTTCGGCGCCGGCCCGGGCGGTGGCCAGCCGACCCTGCTGCCCGAGGTGCAGACCGACTTCATCTTCGCCGGGATCGGCGAGGAGATCGGGCTCTTCGGCCTCTCCGCGCTGCTCGTGGTCTACCTGCTGATCGTCGAGCGGGGGCTGCGGGCGGCGCTGGCGGTGCGGGACTCGTTCGGCAAGCTGCTCGCCGGGGGCCTGGCGTTCACCCTGGGCCTCCAGGTCTTCGTGATCGTCGGCGGGATCAGCAAGCTCATCCCGCTGACCGGCCAGACCACCCCGTTCCTCTCCGCCGGTGGCTCCTCGCTGATGGCGAACTGGCTGCTCATCGCGGTCCTGCTCCGGGTCTCCGACGGCGCCCGCCGCCCGGTGACCGGGGGCGGGCCGGCGGCCCGGCCGTCGGGCGGCCCGCCGGAGCAGCTGCACGGTGCCCCCACGGAGGTGATCCGGCCGTGA